In the Vogesella sp. XCS3 genome, CGTGGTGAGCGGCGCACTGGCAGCCTGCTGCGGCATGGCGGCGGGCTCGGCGCTGGCGGGGGTGCCGACGGCCTGGCGCAGGCGAACGCCCTGCCAGACTGGCGGGGCTGCCGGTACTGCTACGGGTTGGCGCAGCTGTTGCCAGCGCGTGCCCGGCGGTGTGCTGGCGCTGCCGGGCTCGGCCACGGGTGCTGCTGCCGGTGTGGGCGCGTCTGTGGGCTCATCGCTGGCTGCCGCGGCGTCGCAGACCTCGTCGGGCAGGGCAAACTCGTCGTCCAGCACGAAGTCGTCTTGCTGCGGGTACGCGGTGGCACTGTCGGGCGGGGTATAGGCATCGGTGTCGCTGCTGGCCGGCTCGAACACGGGCTCGACAGGCGCCTGCGGCGGCAGGGGGATGCCGGCGGCGCGGGCTTCTGCCGCGTGGCTGGCGCCGCGCCAGTCGGCCTGGATCTCGGCAGGCGCAGTGCTGGCTGGCCGTGGTGCCTGGGCCTCGGCTTTGCTAAAGCTGGATTGCGGGCCAAACAGCGCGGCAGCGGCGCGTTCGCGTTCTTGCTGGGCCAGCGGTGATGGCGGCAGCGGTGTGGACGCGCTGGCTTTTTTCATCACCGGGGTGGGCTGCAGGATCACGGGCGGCAGCGGTGCGGGCTTGGCCGGCTGGCGGCCGCTATGCAGCTGTTGCACGTTGGCGCGCACTTCGCGCGGGTCGATCAGCGGCAGGTCGCGTGGCTGGGGGATGGGCTTGCCGTCGTAGGCGGCGATCTTTTCGCGGCGGGTCAGGTCGCGGCGCAGGTTGCGCTGCACGTCGTCCAGACCGATGACCGGCAGCTTGGCCGTGGCGGCTTTGTTACCGGCGGGCGCGGCCTTGGGCTTGCGCTGGTAGCGTGGCAGCTCGCGCGGCAGCTTGTCGATAATTTCGGCGGGTGCGCTGGCGGGCGGGCGCGGTGGCGGTGCGGCCTCGGGGGTGATGCCAGGGTTGGCCGCAAGCGGTGGTGGCGCTAGCGGCGCACCCAGCGTGCGTCGCGGCGGCCGGGGCGTCATGGCTTCGGGGGGGCGTCGTGTGGCAAGGGGGCGTGGTGCCCGTGCGCGGCGCTATCGGCCGCGTCGTCTTCTTGCAGCACATGCTTGAGCTTGGTCAGCAGTTTGGAAAACTTCTCCATGGCATCACTCTTCCGCTTTAGCGGGTCTTGTTCCAGCCGGCGATGGCGTCTTTCTTGTTGTCGGCTTGCGGGCCGATGGCGCTGCAGGTGCCTTGCCCTGCGTAGCGGGTGCACTGTACCCAGAAGCGGCGCGAGCCTGCCTTGACCACTTCGGCCGGGGCGCCGCACTTGTTGCAGGGTTTCAGGCTGGTGGTATCGCTCATCATGGTATTCCGGCAGGGTTAATCACCGGATGATACCGCAATTGCGGTGGCCAGCCGCTGGCCCTAGTCCAGAAAGAATTCTACCGGCAGGGTGAGGCTCAGCTCGTCATGATACCGCAATTGCGGTGGCCAGCCGCTGGCCCTAGTCCAGAAAGAATTCTACCGGCAGGGTGAGGCTCAGCTCGTCCGGGCGCTCAGGCGGGATGCGCGGTAGCGGCGAGGCACGCTGGACAGTGGCCAGGGCGGCGGCGTCCAGGCTGGCGTGGCCGCTGCTCTGGCTGAGCTGTACCGCCAGTACCCGGCCATCGCGGCCAACCTTCAGCAGCAGGTAGGCCACGCCTTCCGTGCCCTGCGCGCGCGCGCCTGCCGGGTACTGGCGGTAGCGTTCCAGCCGCGCCATGACCTGGGCTTCCCAGCTACGGCTGTTACCGCCACTGGCCTGACCTGCCGGAAGCGAGGGGCTGGGCGGCGCGGCGGCCACGCTGTTGGTGGCGGCCGCAGCCGGTTTGGCCGCAGGGGCTTCGGGTGCCGGCGGGCTCGTGTCGCTGGTGGTGGCGGCATGGCGCGGGGCAAGCGCGATCGGGGTGGCGGCCGGGTTGTGTGTGTGCAGCAGCGGTGTGGCCGCAGTGCTGGCACGGCGCCGTGGCGTGCTGGCCTGGCTGGCGGTCGTGACCCGGCTGGCGCTGCGCGTGGCCACCGGTGTGGGCAAGCTGGTGAGTGTCATCAGGCCGGGCTGCGCCAGGGCCAGCTGCTGTGGTGGAGGCGCAGCGTGGTGTAACAGCAGGCCAATGAGCATGGCGTGCAGGGCTAGCGTACACAGTGCTGCCCCCTGCCCTGCGCGTAGCGGCCAAGCCCCTGGTGTGTGCCCCGGGTAGCCGGGCTGGCGTAGCAGCCAGCCTGCCACCATCAGCTGTAGCAGGGCTGCCAGCCATAGTAGCCAGCCGGGTGGCTGGCTGGCGGTGAGCGCCACAAAGCCCAGTGCCATGCCGGCACAGGCGAGTGCCTTGGCGTAGGGGGGAACCACGCGGTGCTGCTGCCACTGGCGTAGTGGCGGGCCCAGGCGCGGGTGTGCCAGCAGGCGAGCCGCCCACCGCGGCGAGCTGCGGCCAAAGCAGGTTAGCGCCAGCAGCAGGAACACCGTGGTGGGCATCAGCGGCAGCATGGCACCAATGCCGGCCAGTAGCAGCATCAGGCAGCCGGCGGCGTGCCAGGCCCAGCGTGCCGGCAGCGTCTGGCTTACGCGCATCCGTACACCTGGTCCAGGTGCTGGTTCATCAGGGTGAAGGCGGCTTTGGCGCCGGCGGTCACGCGCGCTTCGGCACTGGCATCCAGCGCCAGGGCATCCAGTGTTTGCGTGAAATCACGCCAGTGGCGGGCGCGGCCGTCTGGGTGGCCGCCCAGGTGGCGGGCGCCTTTTTCGTCGGACAGGCCGAGTGCCTGCGCCATTTTCAGCAGGATGGCGGCGCCCAGCTTGCTGCCTTCTACCACGTATAGCCAGCCCATGGCGGTGGCTACGTCCAGCTGCTTGTCGATGGGGGCGGTTGCGCTGCGGCCGGGTAGCGGGCAGCCCAGGTCGTCCAGGTCGGTGGCGATCAGCGCGTGGCGGCGGCGGCTGGCCAGGTCGGCAAACAGTGCCGCCAGGCCGGGGTTGTCGTACAGCGCGTCGGCGTCGCGCAGGAACAGGTATTGCGCCTGCAGGAACTGGCGGTAGTGGCTGTGGCTGGCAAAAGGGCGATACGTCATGATGCGCTGGTCCAGCGCGTCGTGGGTGGCGTGGGTGGCGGCTTTCAGGCGCTGGGTACGGCTGAGGGTTTGTTCGGTGATGGTCATGCTGCTTGCTTTCTGGTTTGGTGAGGGTTGGCCGCACGCGGCGGCCGGCAGTGTGGGTGGGCTATCGCTAGAAACGGGCGCTGATGGCGGCGCGGTAGGTGCGGCCAGGCCCCGGCATCAGGCTGAGGGTGAGCGGGTCGAGATAGAAGCGGTTGGTCACGTTGTCTACCGCCAGCTCCAGCTTGGTGTTGCGCGCCAGCTGGTAGCTGGCAAACAGGTCTACCAGCGTGAACGGCCGGGTCAGCACCTGGTTGGCGGTGCCGTTGTAGCTTTCCCAGTCGCGGCCGCTTGAAGCCTGCTCGGCGGTGGGGCCGCTGGTGTACAGCACGCGGGTGCCGGCGCTGAGGGTGTCGTTCAGCCAGCGCCCGCCCAGCGTCAGGTTGGCGCTGAGGCGTGGCGGCACGTGGTTGCGCACGTAGGCGGTGGAAAAACCGGTGGGCGAGCAGTTGCCCAGCGTTGCGTACGGGTAGACGGTGTGGAAGGTGCCGCTGTCTTCGTCGTACACGTCGTAATGCTTGGCGCGGAAGTAGTCGGCGGTCTGGCGGTCGCAGATTTCCACCTGGCGGTGGTAGGTGGCCGACAGTTCGCCGAAGAAGCCGCCGTTGTCGTAACCGGTTTGCAGCTCCAGGCCCTTGATCTGGTAGCGGTCCATATTGGCGATGGTGAAGTTCTGCATGCCCGGCAGGCCCTTGAACGGGCGGCGTGTCAGGTAGCCGTCGCTGCGGTTGTCGAAATAGGCCAGGCGCGCGCGCAGCTTGTCGCCGGGTTTGAGCCAGTCGTCGCGCAGCAGGCTGATGCCCACTTCGCGGTTCTTGCTGCGTTCCGGTGCCAGCGGGTTGAGGTAGGGCGCGGACGAGCCGAGGGTGGATTCCATCAGGCTGGGCATGCGCAGCCCTTCGCTGTAGCGGGCGTAGGCGCTGACGCCGCCGCCCAGCTGCAAGGTAACGCCGGCCATGGGCGCAAAGCCGCTGTCCTGGCGGCGGAACGGCGGGGCGTACTCGTAGCGGGTGGACAGGATGTCGCTGTATTCGTTGTCTTCGTCTACCTCCAGCCGGCTGGCCTGGGCCGGGTCGAAGCTGGCTGGCGTGTCGGTCCATTGGTGTAACTGGGTGCCGGCCTGCAGGCGCGGGTCGGTGGCGGCGCTGTACTCGCCGTTGGCGTCCGGCAGCCATTTCAGGTAGCCGATACGTTCTTCCGCATCGCCCTCGCCCTGGTAGACGTCGATGGTGCGGTAGCGCTGTTCGGTGTGGTGCGCGGTGGCCTGCACGTTGTGATCCTGGCTGGCAAAGCGGCTGTAGCGCCCGCCCAGCTCCAGGCTCAGCCAGTCGTTGGCCGCCCAGTCCAGCTTGAAGAAGGCGCTGTGTTCGTCGCGCTGGCCGCTGCGGATAGTGCGGTTGTGGTTGATGTCGTCCAGGTCCACCAGCATGCCCTTGCCGGGGCCGGTGCGCTCGCGTTGCAGCGACACGCCGTAGTCCAGCTTGAAGGCGCCGGCGGCGGTGCGCAGCAGGCTGCTGTTGCTGATGTCGGCGCCGCTACGGGTGGCGGCGGTCTTGACGCGGTAGCGGGCATCCAGCCAGGCGGGGTCGTTTTCGTTCCAGCTTGGCTGGGGCTTGCCTTGCTGCGGGTTGCGGAACACGTCGCCGTTCATGGCGTCGCTTTGCATGTCGGTGTGCCACACATTGGCTTTCAGCCGGATCAGCGGCTGCGCCGCCGGTGCCCACTGGTAGCGCGCGCTGTAGCTGTCCAGCAGTACGTGGCTGCCCGGCCACTGCATGATGTAGCCGCTGTCGTTGCGCAGGATCTGCGACGGCATGATCTCGCCGTAGTGGCTGTCGTAACGGCGCCAGGCCAGCTCCAGCGCGCTGTCGTCGTCGGGTCGCAGCGTGCCTTTGAGCAGCAGCGAATCGCTGCGGTTGGCGGTATTGGTGACCTCTTCGCCTGGCCGGTACACGGTGGTGACGCCGGCTTCTACTTCCGGGTTGGTGCCGCCGAAGTTCATCCAGTTGTTGTACACGCGCAGCTTGTTGTAGCCGTGCTTGCCGGCAAAGTAGTTGCCCTGCTCGCGGTGGGCGTAGGCGGCCACCAGCTCGTAGCTATCCTGGCGCGTGGCCAGCGCCACGCTGCCGGCGCCGGCGCGGCCATCCAGCCCCGGCGCGTGCTGGCGCGGCGGGGTTTTGATGCTGGCCTGCGGCGTGGCGGTGTTGCTTTGCAGGCTGCCGCGCAGCCGCACGCCGACGCGCTCGCCCGGCAGCAGCACGTCGGCGGCTTTCAGGGTATCCATCTGCACCAGGCCGCCAACAGCACCGGCACCCTGGGCCGACAGGCTGGGGCCTTTTTCGATGGTGACGCTACTGATCAGGTCCGGGTCCAGGTAGCTGCGGTCGGCGGCACCGGCGTAGCCGCGGTACACGCTGATGGCCTGCTGGCTGCCATCGATCACCACCGGCACCCTGCCCTGCCCCTGCATGCCGCGCACGTTGACATCGACCGCGCCGCTATTGCGGCCATCGCCCACCTGTACGCCGGGGGTGCCCTTGAACATGTCGGCGACCGAGGTGCCGCGAAAGCGCTCGATCTGCTGCTGGTCGATCACCGCGCGCGAGCCGGCCTTGACGTAGGGGCGGTCTGCCAGCGCGATATCGTCGTCGTGCAGCAGGCTGGCCGCCTGACGTTGGCCGCGTACCTGCAGCGCAGACAGGGCGACGTCGCCCTGGGCGGTGGCCACTGGCTTTAGCGTGATGGTGTTATCGCGGATCTCGGCCCGCAGGCCGCTGCCGGCGAGCAGGCGATGCAAGGCGTCCCGCACGGTGAGCTGGCCTTGCAGTGCCGGGCTATGGCGGGTGCGGGTCAGCGCCGCGTCGACCAGTAGCACCATGCCGGCTTGGCGAGCCAGCTCGTTCAAGGCGCTGCCCAGGGGCTGAGCGGCAATATCGAAGGCCTGGGGCAGTGCCGGTGGCGGGGCACTGTAGGCGGGGCTGACAAACGCCAGGCTGAGTGCCAACAAGAGTGGGCGCAGGGATGGAGCTGGTGTGCGTGGCATGGTGGGGGCTTTTTGTTTGTATCAAAAATCATTCTCAATTGTGAAAACGATACAAACGTACAAACCCTGATGTTGCGGGCAAAAAAATCATGCAGACACGTCAGCGCTGCGGCGGCTCCGCAGCGCTTTGGGCATGAATCAGCCATTGCCCATGTTGCCGGGTGACAGCCAGTGGCAACACGCGTGGCAGCGCGTGGGCAAACTGTGCCGGCTGGTAGGCGTTGAAGGTACCGGTAAGGCGCAGCTGCCCGCTGGCAGGGTTTTGCAGCTGTAGCTGGCTGGGCCCGTAGCGGTTGAACTCGGCGATGACCTCGGCCAGTGGCGTGTTATCGAATAACAGGCGCCCGCTGCGCCAGGCGGCCACGGCGGCCGGCGGAACCGGCGTGATGTGGCTTAGCCGTGTGCTGTTGCTGGCCAGCTGCTGCCCCGCCTGCAAGGTGGCTTGCTGCAACGGCTGGCGGTCGGCGTCGGCGTCGTGGCGGTTGCTGTACTGGCGCACCCTTACCTTGCCTTCGGCCACGGCCACCTGATAGTTGCGGCCAACCTGGCGCACGCTGAAACGGGTACCCAGTACGGTGACGCGGCGGCTGTCGGCCAGCACGTGAAAGGGGCGCTGTTTGTCTGGTGCTACCTGGAAAAACGCTTGTCCGGCCAGCAGGCGGGTATCGCGTTGCTGGCGGTACAGGGTAACGTCCACCCGGGTGGCGCTATCCAGGCTAAGCCGGCTGCCATCGGGCAGGGTCACGTCGCGCTGCTCGCCCTGTGCGGTGACCAGGCTGGCCTGGTACAACGGTTGCTGCTGTTGCCATTGCTGCCAGCCCAGGCCGCCAGCGATGGCACAGCACAGGCAGGCGGCTGCGGCCAGGGGCAAGCGGTTGCGCCGTGGTGGCAGGGCTTGCAGCATAGGGGGCAGCTGTTGGCGCAGGGCATCGCGCTGTGCCGCGCTGGCGCTGCCCAGCAGGCTGTCCAGCGCGTGCAGCTGTTGCCAGGCTTGCGCGTGGGCCGGGTGGGCTGCCAGCCATTGCTGTAGCGCAGCGTGCTGCTGTGGCGATAGGCCCTGCTGCTGGCGCAGTAACCATTGTGCCGCCTGGTAGTCGATGCTGTCTGGCGCGGGCGTTGCGGGGGTGAGCGGCGTTGTGTTCATGGCGTATCCTGCCCGGCCATGCCCTTCTTGCACGCCAGCATGCCGTTGATGATGTGTTTTTCTACCATATTGACCGAAATGCCCATCTGTCTGGCAATGTCGGCGGTGCTCAGGCCATCAAACTTGTACAGCACGAAGGCTTGGCGGCAGCGTGGCGGTAGCCCGGCGACGATGTCCAGCAGCCTGGCCAGCGATTGCTGGGCCGCTACGGTACGTTCCGGCTCGCAGGCTGGCGCGGCGGGCAGCTCGGTGTCGTTCAGGGCGTGTTCCGGGTGGCGTTGCTGCTGGCGGTGCTGGTCGATGAGCAGATTGCGTGCGGTGGTGTACAGCAGTGCACGCGGCTGGGCGGGGGGGGTATTGCCATGGCTGGCCAGTACGCGGGCATAGCTTTCCTGCACCACGTCTTGCGCCTTTTCCCGGCAGCCGGTACTGCGTGCAATGAAGTTCAGAAGTTCGTGGTAATAGCGCTCGAGCACTGCAACAGCCTGTCCTGTAAAGCGCGGAGTCTAGCATGGTTGCAAATGGGAATCACTATTAATTATGGCAGGGCGAGCCAGCTACGGTTACGCCCGGCGGCCTTGGCCTGGTACATGGCGGCGTCGGCACGGGCGATAAGGTTGTCGGTGGTTTCCCCCGAGGCGTTGAGTGTAGCGACGCCGATACTGGCGGTAATGCGTAGTGTCTCGCCTTGCCACTGCAGCGGCAGGCTGGCCAGGGTATGGCACAGCCGCTGGGCCAGCTGCATGGCCTCTTGCTCCTGCTCTTGCGGCAGCATGATGCAGAATTCTTCCCCGCCCCAGCGCGCCAGGCTGTCGATTTCGCGTAGTGTGCGCCGTAGCTGGCGGCTGACTTCCTTGAGTACGTAGTCGCCAGCCGGGTGGCCCAGGCGGTCGTTCAGCGCCTTGAAGTGGTCCAGGTCCAGCATCAGCAGGCTGAAGCGCTGCTGGTAGCGGGTAAAGCGTTGCTGGTTTTGCAGGCAGCGTTCCAGAAAAGCCCGCCGGTTGAGCAAGCCGGTCAGCGGGTCCAGCGTGGCCTGGCGGGCCAGCTCGGCTTCGGCGGCCTGGCGCGCCATCTCCAGCCCGCGTACGTGCAGCAGGGTGCCGATACCGTCGGACAGCGTGGTGAGGTGCTCGACGATTTCCTGGTCAAAGCCCCCTGCCCGGTTCGCCAGCACCAGCACGCCCATCACCGACAGGTGAAAGAAGCACGGGATGACCAGCAGCGACTGGATGCCCTCTAGTGCGCCACTGTCGTCGTACAGCGCGGGCTGGTTGATGACCAGAGGCTCCCCCTCGGCAATGGCCTGCCCGTAGACATGGTCGAAGCCGTACAGGCGGTAGCCACGGCTATCGTGGCTAAGCTGTGGCATCAGCCATTGCAGTGCTCTTGCTTCCAGGTGGGCAATGCTGGGGATATCAAGGTAGCAGCTGTCGCGGTCGTCTACCTGGCAGCTGGCAATAAACGCCAGCGTAGTCTGGCTCATGGCCAGCAGCGAGTGCAGGATGGTGCTGCAGGCAGCGCCCAGGTCGCGGTCCAGCAGAAAGCTGCTTTGCGCCTGGTTGATGGTGAGCAGCAGCTTGCTCTGCCGTTCGGCCAGCTGTAGCAGCATGCGCTGGCGTATCAGCTCGCACAGGGTATCGGCCAGCTGTTGCAGGCGGGCCCGCTGGCGTGGGCCAAAGCGCCGCGGGCGGTGGTCCAGCAGGCAGAGGGTGCCGATGACGTTATGCGCGTCCAGCCGTAGGGGCGCCCCGGCATAAAAACGGATGGCCAGCTCGCCAGTGACCAGCGGGTTGTCGGCAAAGCGTTCATCCAACAGGGCATTACTGACGACCAGCATGTCGCCCTGCGACACGACGTGGTTACAAAACGAGATGGCACGCGGGGTTTCGCAGACATCCACACCGACCTTGGCCTTGAACCATTGCCGTTCGCTGTCGATCAGCGAGATCAGGGCCACGGGCACGCCAAACAGCCCGGAGGCCAGCTGTACCACGCGGTCGAAAGCTTCCTCGGCGGGGGTATCCAGCAAGGCGGTACGCGCCAGCAATGCCTGCCGGGCCTGCTCGTGCGGTGGTGGGTCGGGTGTGTGCATGCGCCTCTCCTGGGCCGGGCGGTCGGGCTGATGCTGGCGCGGCCAGCTTGCAGTATGCGGGCTGAACGCGCGGTATGGCAGTGCGGCTTAGGCGCCTGCCAGGCTGGATTGTTATATCGATACTGCATGCAACATAGCAAAAAAGCCCGGCTGCGGCCAACCTTGCGGGTGGCGGCAGCCGGGCTTTTGCACGGCGATGTGGCTTATACGTGCAGCAGCACCATTTTCAGCGGCGGGTTGCCGTCAAAGGTGGGGAAGTCGTCTTCCGGCGTGATCCACTCGGCGTCACGTACGGTGCGGCCGGCTTTCTCGGCGCTGCGCTTGAGCTGGGCCAGCCAGGCGTCGCGGTCTACCTGCGCCACGTTGTTGCAGCAGATCAGCATGCCGCCTTCGGCAGTGGCCAGCAGTGCCGGCTTGAACAGCGCCGGGTAGTCGTTGATCAGGTCTACCACGCCGAACGGGCTCTTGGCGTAGCGTGGCGGGTCCAGGAACACCAGGTCGAACTGGCGGGCTTCCAGCACCGGGAACGGGGGCATTTTCTTGCCGCGTACCATTTTGGGCTGGCCAATGCCGGACAGCTGGCGCAGCGCGGCAAAGCAGTCGCTTTCCACGCAGCGCGGGCGGGTGGCCAGGCTGTTGATCTTGGCGTTGGCGCGCGCTACCTGCAGGCTGGATTCGGCAAAGTCCACGTTCATCACAAAGCTGGCACCGGCTTTGGCGGCGGCCACACCCACACCACCGGTGTAGGCGAACAGGTTCAGCACGCTCTTGCCTTCGGCCAGCTGCATCACACGGCGGCGGCCGGCGCGCAGGTCGAGGAACAGCCACGGGTCCTGGCCCTGGTGGCGGGCCTGGAAGTGGTACTTCACGCCCAGCTCGCGGATGGTGCGCGGCGCCTGGGCGGCTTCCAGCTGGTCTTCCGGCAGGCGGTTGCCGATGCGCGAGTTGGCACCGCTGCGGTCGTTGTACACCGCAGTCAGGCCCAGCGGGGCGTAGTGCGCCAGGATGGCCTGGTGCTCTTCTTCGCTCAGCGGGGTGTGGAAGGTTTGCAGCAGCAGCACGTCGCCGTAGCGGTCGATGGTCAGGCCCGGGCGGCCTTCGGCGCTGCCGTGAAACAGGCGGTAAGTATCGGTTTCTTCGCTGGCCAGGCGGGTTAGCAGCGCGGCGCGGTGCGCGTCGGCGGCTACAAGCAGTTCGGTCAGGGTGGACATGGTGTTCTCGCAGACAAAAGAAGGCGGCCGGCAGCACAGGGCTCCGGCCGAATGGGCTAATTGTACGCGCTTGCCCGCAGCGGGCTGGTTTTTTTACGCCAGCTTGTAAGAAAACGCCGCCGTTTACGGCTAATTTCTATAGAAGCAAAGGGGGAAACATGGAGCAGGCGCAGGCATTACTCAAGTCTTTATACGTGATGGCCATGATGGTGGAGGCGCGTGATGCCTATACCGGCGGCCATTTGTGGCGGGTGTCGCAATTTGCCCGCCTGGTGGCCGAGCGCATGTCGCTGCCGCCGGACGAAGTAGCGCGCGTGGCGCTGGGCGGCTTTTTGCACGACCTGGGCAAGGTGGGCATTCCGGACGCGGTATTGAACAAGCGCGACCGGCTGACCGACGAAGAGTACGCCGTGATCAAGACCCACCCGCAGGTGGGTGCCGACCTGCTGGCCGGTCACCCGCTGGCGGCGCTGGCCATGGACGCGGTGTGGCTGCACCACGAAACGCCGGATGGCCGTGGCTACCCGCGCGGCCTGGCCGGGGCGGCTATCCCGCTGGTGGCGCGCATTGTCGGGGTGGTGGACGCGCTGGACGCCATGACCAGCTCGCGCCCCTACCGCGCCGGCATGCCGCTGGCCAAGGCGCTGCAGATCATCGAAGACAACCTGGGCGGGCAGTTTGACGCCGAGGTTGGCCGCATCGTGCTGGCACTGGGGCAGGAAGGCGCGCTGGATGCCGTCATCGGTCACAGCGCGCCGGGGCGGCCGTTGCAGCAGTGCGTGGCTTGCGGGCCTACGCTGGTGATGCATAGCGAGGTACAGGACGGCGACACCGTACATTGCCCGTCGTGTGCGATGGGCTACCACGTGCGCCACCAGGCGGGGCGCTGGCAGGTGGCGGCCACCGGTGCGGCCAACCCGGTGGCGGCGCGCCAGCCGCGGGCGGATACGCAGCTGATCGATAGCCTGGTGCAGCCGGCTTACCGCCTGCTGCCCAGGCCCAAACGCTGGCTGGGCTGGTTCGGCCCGTCGGCCTGAGCCGGCAGGCTTACAGCGGCAGCTGGCGGCGTAGCTCGTCAGCCCAGTTGCGGCTGGCAAAGTCGGCGCCCATCACCAGCGAGCGGTAGAAGTCGCCGCCAAAGCGGGAATCCACCTCGATCAGTACGTGGGTTTCGTTGCCCCACGGCAGGAAGGTGAGCTCGATTTCCTGGATGCGGAAGTTGCCGCCACGCGGTTTGAGCTCCATTTCCTGATAGCAGCCCAGGGTGCTGGCCACATTGCCGATACGCGCGGTGCCCACTTCCACGTCGGTGCTGTACAGGCCCCAGCCCAGCTGCTCGAATGCGGCCAACAGCGCGGCTACCTGCGCGGTGGGGTGCACTTCCAGCAGGTCGCGGTCGCTGGCGTCCACGGCCGAGGCAATGGCCAGGTCGGTGTGGATCCACACCGCCAGCGGGCGGCCGTAGTGTGCCAGCGCGTTGATGGGGGTTTCGGCCGGCAGCTGCAGCTGGAAAGGGAACTGGCGGGTTTCACCGGCTTTTACCGTAAAGCGCTGGCTCACCAGAATGCTGCCCAGCGGCAGCGCGCCGCGTACTTCGTGGTCGCCTGACTCCTGCTCTGCTTCCACCATCAAGACCAGCTCGATCTTTTCGATGTCCTGGTCGGCATTGCCGCCCTGTACCACCACGCGGCCGGTAAGCATGTCACCAGGGCGCAGGCGCGGGTTGTCCAGCTGGGTATCGACTTTGGCGCCACCGACGCCGATAGAGGCAAGCAGTTTCTTGAACATGATGTTTCCGTAGGTAAGTGCGGTAAGTGCGGGTGCCGTCTGCGGGCCCCAGCTGGCACAGACTCCGGGTAATGATGCGGGTTCCTGTACCTGCTGCGGTGTGGGCCGGCAAAGCAAAAAAAAACCGCAGCGCCAGGCTGCGGTGTGGGTGAGCGGTGCCGGTTTACTTTTTAACCGGTGCTGCTTCCGGTGCCACGGCAGCGTTCAGCTGTGCCGACAGTTCGGTGAATACCTGGCTGGCGGCGGCCTTCATCTTGCTGGCCTTGGCCGATGGTTTGGCGGTTTTCGCTGGGGTCGCGGCAGCTGGTGCTTCGGGGGCGGCGGCTTTGTCAGCCACTTTGGCCGATGGTTTGGCGGCTTTTACCGTGCGGCCAGCCAGTGCCGGGCGAACATAGACGACGTAGCGTTCGATCTCGGCCAGCAGCTTGCCCGGTACGTTCATGCGGCGGGACAGGTCCTGTGCACGCGCCAGCTGGGCGCGGCCCATGTCCTGTTCCAGCTGCGACAGGTTGTTGGCTGCCAGCGTGTCGCCCTGGGCGCGTGCCAGGTTATGCAACGCGTAGGACACGGTAGCGTCTTTCGGTACGCCCTGGCCGTAGTAGTACATCACGCCCAGGTTGTTCAGGCCGCCTACGTTGTACTGTGCGGCTGCCTTGCGGTACCAGGCCACAGCTTCGTCGTTGCTCTGTTTCACGCCCTGGCCGTTTTCGTACAGGCCACCCAGGCTGAACTGCGCATCGGCGTTACCGCTCTTGGCCGCTTTGCGGTACCAGTTGGCCGCTTGCTCGTAGTTCTGCTCGGTACCCTGGCCGTTGTAATACTGGGCGGCCAGCGCTACCTGTGCGGCGACGTTGTCCTGCGCGGCGGCTTGCTGGTTCAGGGC is a window encoding:
- a CDS encoding diguanylate cyclase, translated to MHTPDPPPHEQARQALLARTALLDTPAEEAFDRVVQLASGLFGVPVALISLIDSERQWFKAKVGVDVCETPRAISFCNHVVSQGDMLVVSNALLDERFADNPLVTGELAIRFYAGAPLRLDAHNVIGTLCLLDHRPRRFGPRQRARLQQLADTLCELIRQRMLLQLAERQSKLLLTINQAQSSFLLDRDLGAACSTILHSLLAMSQTTLAFIASCQVDDRDSCYLDIPSIAHLEARALQWLMPQLSHDSRGYRLYGFDHVYGQAIAEGEPLVINQPALYDDSGALEGIQSLLVIPCFFHLSVMGVLVLANRAGGFDQEIVEHLTTLSDGIGTLLHVRGLEMARQAAEAELARQATLDPLTGLLNRRAFLERCLQNQQRFTRYQQRFSLLMLDLDHFKALNDRLGHPAGDYVLKEVSRQLRRTLREIDSLARWGGEEFCIMLPQEQEQEAMQLAQRLCHTLASLPLQWQGETLRITASIGVATLNASGETTDNLIARADAAMYQAKAAGRNRSWLALP
- a CDS encoding class I SAM-dependent rRNA methyltransferase — encoded protein: MSTLTELLVAADAHRAALLTRLASEETDTYRLFHGSAEGRPGLTIDRYGDVLLLQTFHTPLSEEEHQAILAHYAPLGLTAVYNDRSGANSRIGNRLPEDQLEAAQAPRTIRELGVKYHFQARHQGQDPWLFLDLRAGRRRVMQLAEGKSVLNLFAYTGGVGVAAAKAGASFVMNVDFAESSLQVARANAKINSLATRPRCVESDCFAALRQLSGIGQPKMVRGKKMPPFPVLEARQFDLVFLDPPRYAKSPFGVVDLINDYPALFKPALLATAEGGMLICCNNVAQVDRDAWLAQLKRSAEKAGRTVRDAEWITPEDDFPTFDGNPPLKMVLLHV
- a CDS encoding HD-GYP domain-containing protein, whose amino-acid sequence is MEQAQALLKSLYVMAMMVEARDAYTGGHLWRVSQFARLVAERMSLPPDEVARVALGGFLHDLGKVGIPDAVLNKRDRLTDEEYAVIKTHPQVGADLLAGHPLAALAMDAVWLHHETPDGRGYPRGLAGAAIPLVARIVGVVDALDAMTSSRPYRAGMPLAKALQIIEDNLGGQFDAEVGRIVLALGQEGALDAVIGHSAPGRPLQQCVACGPTLVMHSEVQDGDTVHCPSCAMGYHVRHQAGRWQVAATGAANPVAARQPRADTQLIDSLVQPAYRLLPRPKRWLGWFGPSA
- a CDS encoding sporulation protein is translated as MFKKLLASIGVGGAKVDTQLDNPRLRPGDMLTGRVVVQGGNADQDIEKIELVLMVEAEQESGDHEVRGALPLGSILVSQRFTVKAGETRQFPFQLQLPAETPINALAHYGRPLAVWIHTDLAIASAVDASDRDLLEVHPTAQVAALLAAFEQLGWGLYSTDVEVGTARIGNVASTLGCYQEMELKPRGGNFRIQEIELTFLPWGNETHVLIEVDSRFGGDFYRSLVMGADFASRNWADELRRQLPL